In the Bacillus carboniphilus genome, one interval contains:
- a CDS encoding NYN domain-containing protein produces the protein MDILLVDGYNIIGAWPELQALKSKDLSSARDRLIEKMAEYQAYTGYRVIVVFDAHFVQGIEKKYKNFKVEVIFTRENETADERIEKLAISLSNIKTQVHVATSDFTEQWVIFGQGALRKSARELLIEMESIEKRIEKNVQKSFQKKPKSKIPLSDEIAEIFEKWRRGGQ, from the coding sequence ATGGATATTCTTCTTGTGGATGGCTATAACATTATTGGCGCATGGCCAGAGCTACAAGCGCTAAAAAGTAAGGATTTATCTTCAGCTAGAGATCGTTTGATTGAAAAGATGGCTGAGTATCAAGCCTATACGGGGTATAGGGTGATTGTGGTGTTTGATGCCCACTTTGTACAAGGAATTGAAAAAAAATATAAAAACTTTAAGGTTGAAGTTATTTTTACTAGAGAGAATGAAACAGCAGATGAAAGAATTGAAAAATTAGCCATTTCATTATCAAACATTAAGACGCAGGTACATGTTGCTACATCTGATTTCACTGAGCAGTGGGTTATTTTTGGACAAGGTGCACTGAGGAAATCGGCCCGAGAGCTCCTGATTGAAATGGAGAGCATTGAAAAAAGAATTGAAAAAAATGTGCAAAAGTCTTTCCAGAAAAAACCCAAATCAAAAATTCCGCTATCAGATGAAATCGCAGAAATATTCGAAAAATGGAGAAGAGGCGGACAATGA
- the sigH gene encoding RNA polymerase sporulation sigma factor SigH, producing the protein MNSNFGENQQSAYKQLEDEEIVDLVHQGESEALDYLIQKYRNFVRAKARSYFLIGATKEDIVQEGMIGLYKAIRDFKEDKLTSFKAFAELCITRQIITAIKTATRQKHIPLNSYVSLDKPIYDEESDRTLMDVISGAKIMDPEELIISQEEFDNIEVKMSEILSDLERKVLSLYLDGQSYQEISEELNRHVKSIDNALQRVKRKLERYLEIREITHTST; encoded by the coding sequence GTGAATTCGAACTTCGGGGAAAACCAACAAAGTGCTTACAAACAGTTAGAAGACGAAGAAATTGTGGACCTAGTGCATCAGGGGGAGAGCGAAGCGCTTGACTACCTAATCCAGAAGTACCGTAATTTTGTTAGAGCAAAGGCTAGATCCTATTTTTTAATTGGGGCAACAAAAGAGGATATCGTCCAAGAGGGGATGATTGGCCTCTATAAAGCTATTCGTGATTTTAAAGAGGACAAGCTTACTTCATTTAAAGCCTTTGCAGAACTTTGTATTACCAGGCAGATTATCACAGCGATTAAAACGGCTACAAGACAAAAGCATATACCGCTTAACTCATATGTATCGTTGGACAAGCCTATTTACGATGAGGAGTCAGACCGTACTTTGATGGATGTAATTTCAGGTGCTAAAATCATGGACCCGGAAGAGCTTATTATCAGTCAAGAAGAGTTTGATAATATCGAGGTTAAAATGTCTGAGATCCTAAGTGATTTAGAGCGAAAAGTCTTATCGCTTTACTTGGATGGACAGTCCTATCAAGAGATTTCAGAAGAGTTAAACAGGCATGTGAAATCAATAGATAATGCCCTTCAGCGGGTAAAACGGAAGCTTGAACGTTATTTAGAAATAAGGGAGATTACACATACTTCCACTTAG
- the rpmG gene encoding 50S ribosomal protein L33 — translation MTKRIVLSCAECGSRNYSTDKTKPSVERLELKKFCSTCNAHTIHKETK, via the coding sequence ATGACTAAAAGAATAGTTTTATCTTGTGCTGAATGTGGATCAAGAAACTATTCAACAGATAAAACTAAGCCGAGTGTTGAACGCTTAGAATTGAAGAAGTTTTGTAGCACATGTAATGCTCATACGATTCATAAGGAAACGAAATAA
- the secE gene encoding preprotein translocase subunit SecE encodes MQSVVGIFRNVVSEMKKVSWPKKKELTRYTITVLVTVTLVSLYFAVVDVGISSIIDLILE; translated from the coding sequence ATGCAAAGCGTAGTTGGTATCTTTCGTAATGTTGTAAGTGAAATGAAAAAGGTCAGCTGGCCTAAGAAAAAAGAGTTGACTCGATACACGATCACAGTACTTGTGACAGTAACTTTAGTTTCTCTTTATTTTGCTGTTGTAGACGTAGGAATCTCTTCAATTATTGACTTGATTCTTGAATAA
- the nusG gene encoding transcription termination/antitermination protein NusG: protein MEKNWYVVHTYSGYENKVKANLEKRVESMGMQDKIFRVIVPEEEETDIKNGKKKVVKKKVFPGYVLVELVMTDDSWYVVRNTPGVTGFVGSTGSGSKPTPLLPDEVTSVLKQMGLEEKRVETNFEIGETVKVNEGPFANFTGSIEDLDADKQKVKVLVNMFGRETPVELNFGQIDKL, encoded by the coding sequence ATGGAAAAGAATTGGTATGTTGTTCATACTTACTCTGGGTATGAAAATAAAGTAAAAGCAAATTTAGAAAAACGTGTTGAATCCATGGGAATGCAAGATAAGATTTTTCGCGTCATAGTTCCTGAAGAAGAAGAGACAGATATTAAGAATGGTAAGAAAAAAGTTGTAAAGAAGAAAGTGTTCCCTGGTTATGTGTTAGTTGAGCTTGTTATGACGGATGACTCTTGGTACGTAGTTCGAAATACGCCAGGAGTAACTGGGTTTGTAGGCTCGACAGGATCGGGGTCAAAACCAACTCCCCTATTACCGGATGAAGTAACATCAGTTTTAAAACAAATGGGACTTGAAGAAAAAAGAGTGGAAACTAATTTTGAAATTGGTGAAACGGTTAAGGTTAATGAAGGTCCATTTGCTAACTTTACAGGGTCTATTGAAGACTTAGATGCAGATAAGCAAAAGGTTAAAGTGTTAGTTAATATGTTTGGTAGAGAAACGCCTGTAGAGCTTAACTTTGGCCAAATTGATA